Genomic window (Vigna unguiculata cultivar IT97K-499-35 chromosome 10, ASM411807v1, whole genome shotgun sequence):
AAAGGGAGGTGCAAACCGGTGGTGGTAGAAGGAATGTTGGTCCTGTTGTCGTGGATGAGGGTTTTCCAGTTCAACAAAAGAATGCTCCGATTCAGGGAAAGAATGTTGTTGATTCCATCAGCATGTCAAAGTTGTATATTAATGAATCCACCCCTCAATCTGTTGGAAAGCCTTCGAACAATGTCCGTATGGCACGACCTGGATCTTCTGTTGTCGATGCTTCTCAATCTCCTCACCCAAGGGCTTCTGGGTCTGGGAGGGGAGTATCAATCCCAGTACAGACAAATTTTCAGCGTTCTAATAAAGTTTCTCCATCAGAATTCCAGGCTATTCAGACAAGCACTGTTCCGGGTAGGAATTCAACTTCTGTGCAACCTACTGCCCCACAGTTGGGCCAAAGACCTGGCAGTGGGTCTCCACTGTCTCCCCCCTCCAAAACATCCATTCCAATTAATTCACATGATTCTGGAGAATTGGATTCAGGGTCAGAATCAGGTAAAGGCAAAGGGGCTTTGGTTGGGAAGGGGAGAGGAGGTTCACATGGCGCAGGAAGGGGAGCTTTTGTTTATGGTGGGGCACAAGTAATAGGCACCGCTGGAAATGTGGGTGTTAGCCATGGAGATCCAAACTTCCCTGCCTTCTTGCCGGGTTTGTACCAACATTACTGTCCTTGTGGAAATCAacctattatttattattaaaacatcTGATGTTGGAATGCAATTTCTTATTTCTCATGTGAAATTAGTTGTAAGTTATAGAGCTATGTGTGCCGTGTAGAAAATTAAGTAATTCTTCTATTTATTGTTAAAATGGAAACATACTCTGGTATTAACAcccatttttcttttagtttgcTTCTAGTCCTTTCTGAACAAGACTCAGCAGTTATCATTTTCTGTTAATTTGTCTGTTAAGGATTTCCTGATTTTGACTAGATTTTGATGGAATGCAGTCATGCAATTTGGGGGCCAGCATCCTGGGGGTATAGGAGTTCCTGCTGTTGGCATGGCATTCCCTGGATATGTTGCTCAGCCTCAATTGGGAAAGTCAGAAATGACATGGTATGGGTAAATCTCCAATTTTTACGTGTTGAGTAATGTTTTCAGGAATTGGCAATTCACATGTTTTAGTGCCTTTTGTCACGGTCTTAATATCTCTCTACTTTTCTATAAGAACAGTCTATATCAATGACAACAAATCATGATAGCAGATATTTTAGAAGGGGATCACAAGAACATCTCGCTCATTTGTGTTAAATAGTTCCTTTTTTACTTAAAATGGAAAAACATTTTGATTCCTTTTTGTTCCCTCTCTATTGGATCCCATAATAATATTTCCATCCTCCTTTGGTTTAGGCTACCAGTCTTGGCTGGTACTGCAGGAGCTTTAGGGGCTACATACCCATACCTTGCTGTTGATGGTGCAAGCAGTCACCAATCTGGACAGGCCTCTGCAATGGGTACCTCAAGGTTGGCCAAGTTTTGTAGCATTAGGATATTTTCATATCACATAGTACTTACCACCATTTCCTTTCCAATGTTCCTAAATCCTATTGCTCGAGGcttgatttattattttctgttgTTATCCAACCTGTGCAGCAAGGACCATAATGTTAACAAAGCTAATAATGAATTGAAGCCACCTCAGAAATCTGGTAAATATTTTCATGTTCCATTTCCTCTTATACTCTATCAATTGCCCTTGGTTACtaacattatcattttttattcgTCTGTCTGTAGAGCTTGCAAGTGAAGAGTTTGGACAAAGGCAGAATAAACCCCGAAGGCAAGTTGGATTGtaaaaccattttaaattttaattattattgttgtggaCATGGCCATGGGAACGCACATCCTGTTTGTGTATTAGATATTTAATAATGAATGTCTGGTTATGCTATATGCAGATACTCAGAGATGAATTTTGGTCAGTGAATATGGTGCACTTTGTTTGAAGTAAACCGATAAAGGTTTGTTATTTCCTAGTGAAGATCTCGTTGTTGTTATTACCATTATTGCTTCAAATTCTGAGTTTTGGTAATTTTGTGATTTTACAGGCCTTTCTCCAGGCCCTTAGTTCTCTAGCTTTTCATCTGGAGCACTTTGGGCTACCATAAGTTTCAGAATTTTCAGGTAACCTTGTAGCTACTGAacttgtgtttttatttaaaggTTTTATTCTGTAATTGTGAGGTGTACTTGGGATTCATCattcaaactttttttgttGCTTACAGAACTTGGTATTTTTGAATACTTATCAGTTTCATTTTTCTACCCCTTCCCTATTTTCTACACTCCAGCTATATAACACCTGCTATTGCTGTTCCCATCGTACAAGTACTTGTTAAATTGGAAGGTATGGATTAATAATTACTAGTTTATGTTGGTGGATTTGACTCTTCTAAAGTGAGTAATTTCACTTTGGAGAAAAGTAAGTAATCTTTAGAATatgacttttagttttttttacaaCAATTGAAGTTTACTTAATTTCCTCTCTCTAAAGTGAGTCTCTCATACTTGAGGAGTCAAATCTCTATACCCTTGTGATCAAGAAAATATTGACAATTCCTGGGTTCTTTCCAGGTTCTTCTCGCAGTTTGGTTTCTTATTAGTGAAGCATTTGTGAAACACACGCAGGCTTCTCTAGAATTAATAATAGAGAAAAGGCTATAGTTATTATCATTTTGCAGCAGCTGATTACATTGTGGGTGAAAATTTTCTCATGTAAAGGTTTTTGTATTCATCTGGTTTTGACCATGTGCTTCTATCATCTATAAGCTTGAGacattttaatgttttgttccttttctaaaaaatttcaattgttTGCTATCAAAGGGTTGAATATGCAGTTTTGCTTGTTTCCTACAGTATCAATAACTTTTGATTGTTACCCGTGAAAGTTGCTTTTAAGGAACTTTTGTTCTTTTAAGTAAgttgtaaatatttttcaattttatgttctaactatattattcaattttctctataaggttttaatttatcatagaacagaaaaaaaaaatgtagttttcCTCGTTCAATTTTGTCATTCGACTTGAGAGGGTCCAAGATTTCTATTATATCataaagtttcaaattttgagACTATTCTCCTTAACAGAACAGTAAAAAGAATATATCCCATTTAAGCAAATCAGTGACATGAAAACTGATACAATTTGTctgtataatatttaattaaattcttatttttccaaattaacTAAAGAAAACTAGCTTCATTACATTAATGACAAGAATTTATAGGTATAATACAGAAAAAGTTGGTAAACTATTATGCCAATCGTGGCGCGTAAATATTCGCTACTTAGCTGTTTTATAGATTGTCCTAGTTCAACCAATATGCATAAGTCAAGTGGCTATTTTAATATGCTTTCAGAAATAGTTGTattttccaataaaaaaatgaaaaatgttaaaatctattttaaatgaaaaaatatgaagatgaaCATGTTGCGGTGcaaaatttaatacatttgagttttattattgaaaatgtttgataatttaaaaaaaaaaaaaaactcttaaaaaattaactttgtaTCTAAATATATCCTACATGATCCTTGTTTCAAAGTGTTTCTTTAAGatcatatttaaaacaattcTATCCGAACAAAGCGATACTATCTATTATTAAGTTGGAACAATTTCACTCTCTTGTTAATCAATTATTCAATGAAAGCATTCAccgaataataattaaattacgtTATAATAGAAATTGAAAGAACCTTTCCTCATCCTTTTTGCTCTGATGTGATGTGTCCTCCGAATTTGCACATGAGAGTTGTTGCGACCTGCGAGCCCTCTAATAATTAATTCAatgatttatgaaaaaatattcttaaatcaCAATGAGAcaatacaagtttttttttttttttaaatattcttcatacgaaaaagataaaaagaaaaaattatcactTATATATAACATCAGTTTTTTGGACTGATTATTTATGCTTTACTCACAAAGAGAATTGAGTTTGTTATGGTTGACCAACCCAATACATGTGCAACGCACGTGCATTCGTTCTCTGTCAAACTCATACCCCTCTGTCTCTTCTCTTCAGCTTTTTGTTTGTTCAGTTGTTGAACTCTCGTTTTCGGATGAAGGAGCAATTCAAGAATAGTCGTTGACCCTGAAAGCACAAATCTTTAAACCATTGAAGAACACGAAAAATGCATCAAGAACTGTAACACACCTTttctttaccattttttttcctttcactgtttctttctttgtaaaacttgagcttcctatatatatatatatatatatatatatatatatatatatatatatatatatatatggtagaACCAACAATGCTGAAAGAAGTGATCCTGAAAAGGAAGTGAATTTACAAAAGGGTCTCGAGTTTCTTCAATGATATAGTCAACGATACTACTAATGGAGGACtgcaacaacaacaaaggaGAAGTTCATGCAAATTTTACAAAGCTGAAGAACTCTTCAGCAAGATCAGGTATCAGTTTGAAATCTTCCTCCTCTGTAAGGTCGAGTCCACAAAATTCTCCTTCATTTCAGCGACCACATTGTACCTTAACACCGAGAAGAGAAGGCAAGGGTGTTGCACAGTGCTATGGCAGCAACCGGATACTGTTATGGCTGCTTCTGATAACCCTTTGGGCTTATCTTGGATTTTTCGTACAGTCTAGGTGGGCACATGATGAAAAAGAGGAGGAATTTTCAGGCTTTAAAAGCAGACAAAGTGATGCAGCAAACTCTTACGTTGAACAGAATCAGCATCATGATTTGATTGCAAAGAACGTTTCTTTGTCTGTTAACATCGAACAAGTTGTGAACAAACCAATAGATGTGGCTTTGGCCAAGAAAGAATATGGTGTTCAAGTTCAATCTCAGATTAAAGCTAGCTCAAGGAAAAGAAGAAGGCGACCAATGCATGTTTTGAGAGGTAAGAGGAGGAGAAAACATAAACTTGTGATGAGTAGTGGTTTGGAGGAGATGGAGCCAGAGATTCCCTCAAGGAATTCTACCTATGGATTCCTTGTTGGTCCATTTGGTTCTTTAGAAGATAGAATTCTGCAGTGGAATCCTCAGGGGAGTTATGAAACCTGTAACATAAAAGGGGACTTTGCAGGCCTTGTTTGGTCAAGAAAGTTTGTTTTGATCTTTCATGAGCTTTCCATGACTGGAGCTCCACTTTCAATGATGGAGTTGGCAActgaactcttgagttgtgagGCTTCTGTTCATGCTGTTGTTCTTAGCAAAAAGGGTGGTTTGATGCAAGAACTTGCTAGGAGACAAATCAAGGTGCTTGATGATAAAGCATATCTCAGCTTCAAAACTGCAGCAAAGGCTGATCTTGTCATTGCTGGATCAGCTGTCTGTGCATCATGGATTGGTATGAACACATTGCTTAAGTTTTTCCTTATGCAGTGTCTGAAAGTGCATGGTAAATAATGCAAAACCAACATCAATTTCTACAATAATGCAGAACCCGCATAAAAGTTACCAAAATATCAGAGCCTTAGTTGAAAATGAGATAGGAAAAGTTGTTGTATATGCTTATTTTGAAAACTTCAATCATATATCATGAAAACTTCTGGCATTGTTCAATGATATGAACAATTGCTTGTTACTCTGTACTTGTTGTATACATGTTCTCTTACTTGAACACCGTTGCATGTTTCCAGAACAATACATTGAACATTTTCCTGCTGGAGCAAGAAAAGTTGCATGGTGGATTATGGAAAACAGACGAGAGTATTTTGATCGTGCAAAGGATATGTTACACAGAGTGAAAATATTGATCTTTCTGTCTGAAGCACAATCTAAGCAATGGAAAAAGTGGTGTgaagaagaaagcataaaatTGAGATTACAGCCAGCACTTGTTCCATTGTCTGTCAATGATGAACTAGCTTTTGTAGCAGGCATTCCCTCCACACACAGTACTCAATCCTTCAGTGCTGCAAAAATGGATGAGAGAAGAAAGTTGCTGAGAGATTCAGTTCGAAGAGAAATGGGGTTAAGTGATAATGACATGCTTGTTATGACTCTGAGCAGCATCAACCGTGGGAAGGGTCAACTATTTCTTCTTGAATCAGCAAGAAAAATTGTAGAAGATGAACCATTGCACCATGAGGATAAGAAAATGGCAGTGTCATCAAATGATGGAGAACACCATGATAATAGTAGTGTAGCCTTCAACAACATCTCAAGCACATTTATAAAAAGGTTACATGAATCTCAAAACTTTAGGATGGTGTAGTGTAGTATAGTATATTTGTTGATTGCAGTGTTGATGCATATTTTTGTGTTCACAGCAAGGAAGTGTTGTCTCACAACAATGTAACAACTGCACAATCTCTGAAAATTCTCATTGGTTCTGTGGGATCTAAGAGCAACAAAGTGGATTATGTTAAAGTTCTTTTAAGATTTTTAGCACAGCATTCAAACTTGTCAAAGTCAGTTCTCTGGACCTCAGCCACTACACATGTTGCCTCACTTTACTCTGCTGCAGATGTTTATGTCATAAACTCTCAGGTAAATAATGTTTGATTTGTGTGAAACATTCTCTGCATGCATTACTCTGATagcatatatattttcattactCTGCTTGAAAACATACtcagtttcttttctttctcaaaaTGGTGTAAAGGGATTGGGAGAAACATTTGGAAGAGTGACTATAGAAGCAATGGCATTTGGTCTTCCGGTATGGCTTCCAATTTGctttcacttttcttttaatCACATATTATGGTAGTTTTATCCTTTGAAATGATGCTGATCAATTGAGTTTAGAAATGGAAAATTAGTTATCCTTAGATTTCTGTTGTCAAACAGCAACCTTTGAATAGATCACGAACGTGTTGTCCGGTAGCAggtaaaataatagatataacaaacaataaatttgacTAGAGGATACTCTAACTCGTGGTTCTGGTACAATGATAAGAAGTGGACTTTATGCTTAATTCAATCCTACAAAATCGGTTTGTAAAGTGAGgtttgcatccacttatatactataaactcGTCTTATCTCTAATCAATGTAAGATTTCCAACAAATATACCTTACTTATTTCTATGATTCGGTTAAGGTAGTTGATACTTGATAATCTCTAGGTTTTATGTCTCTATCTATGAACAAAGTTTATTAAATAGTACAAATGAATGTTGACATTTATTGTTTTCACTTAAAAACATGGAGTAGGTGCTTGGAACAGATGCTGGAGGAACGCAAGAAATTGTTGAGCATAATGTGACAGGTCTGGTTCATCCTATTGGTCGCACAGGGAACCATGTTCTTGCACAGCATCTCCGGTTTTTACTTAAAAACAGTTCTGCAAGAGAGAAAATGGGAATGGAAGGAAGAAAAAAGGTGCAGAGGATGTTCTTGAAACAGAACATGTATGAGAAATTTGCAGAGGTTCTTGTCATGTGCATGAAAACCAAATAACTGCTTTCATTCTTTCATTGGATTCAAATCACATACATGGTTGTGATTTCTTGTGTTTAGGATCAAAGGATTTTAGCTACCTCAGTACATAACTATTGTACATAATACATCTTTGTTGTTCACTTTTTAATCTTTTGTAGTTGAAGTGTTTgtcattttttcattaaatcttcCTTAAACTTGGAATTTacaaatatcaacaaaaaaaaaaaaagtcatgaAAAGTTTCAACtgacaaaattttatatcttaactgacataaaatattcatactcacattaatttaaaaaaaaaaaaaaactttactaAAATCAATTAAGAGATCATCTTAACTTACATGGTAAGAAAAAAACCATTTCAATAATGTcaagtgaaaaataatttctattaatatctaattaaaaatccTTCTTCTAAATTGtccaaaaaatagttttgataatactgagaaaaaaaaattgttggcaTTAACTGAAAAATTACCTTATTAATATTggtcattttttttgttaatatcaatcaaaaaataaTCTAAACTTGTGTTAGTAAAAAGTAACTttgtttgacattttaaaactaaaataacttgGATAATGTTGACTAAATATCTTGATTCCAGTAAAACTGAGGATATTCTGATTCAAAATTATTGACTGACTAATAACCAAAACCAagtcaaaaaagaaaatatgaaaaaaaaatagataaactttaaataaaatattgcctttttaaaacttcaaaattcTCCAATtctaaatattgaaattattttcttaaattttaaaaatgttgtccaaataacatattttatatttttttaagataaaatattatcttaaaaacatGTGAATTAAACACATTCCAGGAGCTATTAGATTATTGGATAAGTGATGAATGCTTTCAAATAATGTTTGTGTGAATGATTCACCAAATTTCAATCTttactattatataattaatgattataTTCCTAAACAACAAATTTCTGTGTCAAACAAAACGAAATgacatattttaattaccaattattgttttaatgcTTTCACTAACCTTGGATAATCATGGCAGTTGATAATTTCTGTTCTAAATCTCAAATGTATTATCTctttatgttttcattatcaaCTTTATCAAACTAATGTTGACATTAACGTTGACAAATCTTTTTGTCTATAGATTCTTATTAATGTTCTGATTTTTTGTTTGAGTgtccaaaaatagtttttcaatgAACTttcaattgatttatttttaagtttcaaaATGTGGTCATATGATATTTTGAATAAGTATGAAATGTGacaattatgtttattttagtttaattttcaaattgttaaaattaaaattatagaaaacatTAACGATGAAGCTTCTTAgttattaacaattaaaattttatttctacaactaccaattttaaaaatgccTACACGTctacactaataaaaatataaaatcaaacaaattcttaaatactttatttttcaaccattgactttcaatttttcatttatattcaAATCTTCTGCATTCAAAGCTGTTTAATTGTATTGTATTCATTTGCTTTTCTCACTATATAATTTCTTGATCCATTTAAATTCATTCATGCACTGTTCTTAACGTTTCATTAACTTCCTACTCATTCattcattattttcatttaaattttcatttaaattcatGCATGCAGTTTCCGGTAGTAATTTATTTCTTAGTCACAATTCGTTTtcatttaaattcatttatgtttttgcTCATCTCAATTTTGTTCccatcaatatttaattttgaaaaaatctgattaaaacaggatattatgttttttctcatttcaattttgttcccatcaatatttaatattgaaaaaatctCACAACAACAGATAAATGTCTTCCAAAACAAATGTTTCTTTCCTTCGATACAAATTATcgaatattaatattaaacattctcaAGTATTGTTCGTTTTAAATTTTGtcacaattttatctttaaattaagAATGGAAGAAGTCTCAATAATCTGAATAAAGATGTGAAACTTAGATATACCGGATCTAAGtttgaaattgattttaagAAAAGATGCGTAGCATGTACGGTAAGGAGATAAATAGAATGAACAGATTGGATCATAACTAGACAAGTGTAAGGAATTTAGAGTTAGTTTTGGATAAAGAAAGGGTCACATTCACATAGAATGAGAATAACGAGGTCTTCTAGAACAAGTTGTTTTGTGGTGTCCCTTgcaattcattcattcattgatAACGAACCATTGCGTGGCACTGAGGCATTATCACAAACAGATAAAATgcacacaaaaaagaaaaatttgagtCCACTTGCCTAGTAAAAATCAAACCACAATGCACCATAGAGAATAAGAGAAACAAGAACTTTCCAAATTTACACGTCACTTTTCTATTTAATCATGCTCCCGCATATAGTTACACTAATTATCTTTTCAAAAATGCACTCGTTTTTAAGTTTCAAAATGTTAAGGATACACACCATGATCCGTTTCCAACTCAAATTCTTTTCTTCTCATGTTTGCTATATTGGAGATTGGAAAGAGTAGAGAGATGAATTTCCATATGTagacattaaaacaaaaactttacgtacatctttttttatcactttataGACcgaacaaaaacattttttacatttttttttaatgagaaaTATGTATTAAGGTCTAGTGAAGCTATTTACAAAACCAACCctaaatttgtttatgttgtaaattcttaatttgtataatttttatatagaaaaaaaaaaagaaaaagaaaaaaattctaaatcTCCAAAACGCAACCGGTTTGGACATGGCCCGTGAACCCTTCTGGGCAATCCAGTTTCCTCCAGTTGCAACTCACGAAATCGAAGGCAAAAGCCACGTGGACTTCACCGTAGCCGCTAGATCCAATCAAAACCAGTGTCCCATCAAACGCCCCAACGTACGCAACGTTGCGTATCTCCCCCGGCACCGTTGATATCTTCTGCCACGTGTTGCCACGAAGCGAGATCAAGTCCCCGCCGCTGCACAGAAACACCGCCTCGTCATCACCACCGTCCACTAACGTCCTCGGACACGTGGCGCAATCTAAGAAGTTCTCTTTCACTTCGTCCCAGCGCCATGTAGCAGGATCGAACTCCTCCGCGCTCTTCTCGAACCTTCCCTGCGTCTCCGTCGGGTAGCCCCCGACCACGAAGAACTTCCCGCGACGGAAAACGCCCTTGCACTCGTCCCGCTCCGCCGCCATGTCGGGAAGCGAAACCCACCGGTCCGAGGTAACATCATAGGCCAGCGCCGAACGCAGCGCGTTCTTCTCGTTGTCGTGTCCTCCGGCGACAAAAACCGTCCCCTTAGAATCCGACGCGCAAGCGAAAAACGTGCGGGGCCCACCCGGCATGTCCGCAGCGCGGCGCCACTCCGCCGACAAGAAATTGTACACAAACACGGAATTCGATGCTTCCCACGAATTCGGGTCCAGCCCGCCCAAAAGGACAAGATCGTGCCCCACACTAACTAACTGACAGAACATAGGTAACCCGGAACAAAACTCGGGCGGTGGTGGCAGCTCGGTCCAGTGACCCGTTTCCGGTTCGAACACGCTGAGACGGTAAACCGGGTTCGTCACTCGCTTGGTCGAACCAGTTCCCGGTTGGTGTCGAGCCTGAGCCATCGCTATGAGCTTCTGCGCGTGTTTCGTGCTACGGCGCTGACGGTGGTACTCCGGCGAGAGAATCTCCGATTTCCAGAGCTTGCACACCGACGCCACCGTGGGGAACTGCTGGTACGAAACCCGAATGAGACAGTCCCGTGCTACGTCCTGTGGTAGACCCGAAATCAACTCCATGGTATCGGAAATTagtgaaattgaaaaaaga
Coding sequences:
- the LOC114166828 gene encoding protein MLN51 homolog, encoding MATPVEENNVEYDSDPEEAKRPLTMRRREASDDEEEAEGEEVTDKREVGRVEVRSEDDIDDEGGVEDYANDGDDVEEGEEELQEEEEEEEEVEEMYEEKGASWGVEAEGPVVVAKESDDYDVRPPLEDSAEDHSEEKKESDPFAVPTAGAFYMHDDRFRDNAGTRNRWIHGGGRRLWESKDDKKWGHDKFEQILHEKHYEERRPSKGNYRGRGNGRGTDYRGYVRGSKKGYDSSSDQNQTPKSVVRGRGPQRYERSNKFNGPSPQVQNKQSGKSRVRNSNVSLERTSTRSSHAESDTVPAKNQMLASNLNSASPPYYPSGSSSNDINLAQKREVQTGGGRRNVGPVVVDEGFPVQQKNAPIQGKNVVDSISMSKLYINESTPQSVGKPSNNVRMARPGSSVVDASQSPHPRASGSGRGVSIPVQTNFQRSNKVSPSEFQAIQTSTVPGRNSTSVQPTAPQLGQRPGSGSPLSPPSKTSIPINSHDSGELDSGSESGKGKGALVGKGRGGSHGAGRGAFVYGGAQVIGTAGNVGVSHGDPNFPAFLPVMQFGGQHPGGIGVPAVGMAFPGYVAQPQLGKSEMTWLPVLAGTAGALGATYPYLAVDGASSHQSGQASAMGTSSKDHNVNKANNELKPPQKSELASEEFGQRQNKPRRYSEMNFGQ
- the LOC114166246 gene encoding uncharacterized protein LOC114166246 isoform X1, whose product is MEDCNNNKGEVHANFTKLKNSSARSGISLKSSSSVRSSPQNSPSFQRPHCTLTPRREGKGVAQCYGSNRILLWLLLITLWAYLGFFVQSRWAHDEKEEEFSGFKSRQSDAANSYVEQNQHHDLIAKNVSLSVNIEQVVNKPIDVALAKKEYGVQVQSQIKASSRKRRRRPMHVLRGKRRRKHKLVMSSGLEEMEPEIPSRNSTYGFLVGPFGSLEDRILQWNPQGSYETCNIKGDFAGLVWSRKFVLIFHELSMTGAPLSMMELATELLSCEASVHAVVLSKKGGLMQELARRQIKVLDDKAYLSFKTAAKADLVIAGSAVCASWIEQYIEHFPAGARKVAWWIMENRREYFDRAKDMLHRVKILIFLSEAQSKQWKKWCEEESIKLRLQPALVPLSVNDELAFVAGIPSTHSTQSFSAAKMDERRKLLRDSVRREMGLSDNDMLVMTLSSINRGKGQLFLLESARKIVEDEPLHHEDKKMAVSSNDGEHHDNSSVAFNNISSTFIKSKEVLSHNNVTTAQSLKILIGSVGSKSNKVDYVKVLLRFLAQHSNLSKSVLWTSATTHVASLYSAADVYVINSQGLGETFGRVTIEAMAFGLPVLGTDAGGTQEIVEHNVTGLVHPIGRTGNHVLAQHLRFLLKNSSAREKMGMEGRKKVQRMFLKQNMYEKFAEVLVMCMKTK
- the LOC114166246 gene encoding uncharacterized protein LOC114166246 isoform X2, whose product is MEDCNNNKGEVHANFTKLKNSSARSGISLKSSSSVRSSPQNSPSFQRPHCTLTPRREGKGVAQCYGSNRILLWLLLITLWAYLGFFVQSRWAHDEKEEEFSGFKSRQSDAANSYVEQNQHHDLIAKNVSLSVNIEQVVNKPIDVALAKKEYGVQVQSQIKASSRKRRRRPMHVLRGKRRRKHKLVMSSGLEEMEPEIPSRNSTYGFLVGPFGSLEDRILQWNPQGSYETCNIKGDFAGLVWSRKFVLIFHELSMTGAPLSMMELATELLSCEASVHAVVLSKKGGLMQELARRQIKVLDDKAYLSFKTAAKADLVIAGSAVCASWIEQYIEHFPAGARKVAWWIMENRREYFDRAKDMLHRVKILIFLSEAQSKQWKKWCEEESIKLRLQPALVPLSVNDELAFVAGIPSTHSTQSFSAAKMDERRKLLRDSVRREMGLSDNDMLVMTLSSINRGKGQLFLLESARKIVEDEPLHHEDKKMAVSSNDGEHHDNSSVAFNNISSTFIKSKEVLSHNNVTTAQSLKILIGSVGSKSNKVDYVKVLLRFLAQHSNLSKSVLWTSATTHVASLYSAADVYVINSQGLGETFGRVTIEAMAFGLP
- the LOC114165775 gene encoding F-box/kelch-repeat protein At1g80440-like → MELISGLPQDVARDCLIRVSYQQFPTVASVCKLWKSEILSPEYHRQRRSTKHAQKLIAMAQARHQPGTGSTKRVTNPVYRLSVFEPETGHWTELPPPPEFCSGLPMFCQLVSVGHDLVLLGGLDPNSWEASNSVFVYNFLSAEWRRAADMPGGPRTFFACASDSKGTVFVAGGHDNEKNALRSALAYDVTSDRWVSLPDMAAERDECKGVFRRGKFFVVGGYPTETQGRFEKSAEEFDPATWRWDEVKENFLDCATCPRTLVDGGDDEAVFLCSGGDLISLRGNTWQKISTVPGEIRNVAYVGAFDGTLVLIGSSGYGEVHVAFAFDFVSCNWRKLDCPEGFTGHVQTGCVLEI